From the Drechmeria coniospora strain ARSEF 6962 chromosome 02, whole genome shotgun sequence genome, the window CGGGtaggacgacgaggggacGCGGGCCGGCTGGAGGgagaagaggaagaggcggCCGGGGATCTGCCAGAACATGCGACGCGAGGCGAACATGTGGccccagccgtcgccgtcggccgcctcgtcgccgtcggcaccgacggtGCTGTCCTCGCAGGCGATGAGGCCCATGCGCTCGAGCTTGGGGATGAGGTTGCGGCCGCGGAGGATGCCGTCGCGCCGGATCCTGATCCTCCAGTCGGGGCCATGATGGTGCGAGGGCCTGTGCCTGCTGCGCCTCGGCGGCTCGGCTTGGTGAAAGTACCAGTAGAGCGTGACCCAGAGCATCATGGCGAGCTGGCGGgtcgggctcgccgccggcttgaACTCGGCGCTCGATGGGttcgagatggacgagatgAAGAGGACGTCCCCGTCGAGCGTCGGCTCCGTGAagggcctcgtcctcgtgcgtGCCGGCGGACCGAAGGCGGAGCCGATGCTCGCGTTGGAGCTCGAGCTGTACCGTTTGCTCGCCACCCTTGAGGGCGTCATGGGCGTCATGGGCGTcacgggcgtcgacggcgtcgtcggcgtcgtcaccTCCTCGCGGCTCTGGCTGAAGCTCTGTCGGTAGCTCTGGCTGCGGTTATGGCCGAGGctgacgctgccgccgccagcctcgccgccgacggggacACGTTCCTCCGTGTGCAGCACCGTCGTCCACCCGACCGGGTACGGGTGGTGGTGCGCGCTGTGCTCATGGCTGCggaagccgacgccggcgaagaCGGGCGTGACGGTGAAGATCTGGCCATCTGGCAGGCGCAGCATCGTTCATGattctcgtcgaggaggaagagggaggCGGGGGTTGACGGACGATCTGGCGATGCTTGCGGGGTAGGCGAGTATTGCCATGGCCGGCTGGCATCGACGGCACATTTCATTGCGTAGCACGTAAGTACGGCAGTGCtcaggtgtacatgtgcatgtaggtgaCGGGTACGCCGCGGCAAGGTACTGTAACTTGTTGCGCGCACATACTGAAGAGCTGCCCagagtactcgtacgagtagTCGAGCAGGTgaaatacttacttacgtgtacACAACGGCAAGTACtggacatgtacagtaagtactctgcaAGTATTCTTCATCAGCAACCCGATCGGTCGAGTGGCTTCATCATCACCCCACTCATCGACATCGAAGTGCAAGgaagtacagagtacggcaAGTACGCCAACGAGTACGTGTGCgcagtactggtacttggaaccagcaccagcacttGTAATGGTACTTGGAACCAGTACGACTAGTTGTACCTAAAGTAATCACAGCCTTGTCCAAGTGCGTACTGGAGTGCGGAGGAATAATTCATTATGAGTGGCTACACTCGAGTATatgtgcaactacagtacggagtacggagtacaaccaGGTACATTTATTCCGCAGGTGgccgtacttacttgtgcttaCACCTGGGCCTAAGTACATTAgaatgtacacctacttgacTGCAAGTATACTCCGTGTAGTGTACAACCGACaactgcactccgtacggagtacgctgTTGTGATTCACTGCAAATAGGCACCATTCATATGGGTGAACGCTGTGTCTGATCAACATGTCTTCCACAGCGCCTGCATGCATCTttgtacactgtacggagtaccgaggaTTGCTCTGTACGAATGTCCAGGAGAATCGAATGGAAACGAATGGAACACCAGCCTAACGCACCGACACCACCTTGAACATGCACATATGGGCAcaccatactccgtacttgggccGCCGTCCGTGGTGCGGCACGAATTATCGTACGGCATCACCTACAAGAAACGACAAACATCCCATCATCGCGTCATGCTCACTCAAAAAAAAATAATCAAGCACAGAGAAAGCAGCACCTGCCGGACTTGTGATTGAATCTCCTTCGTCGCGCCATGAGCCACGCAATCTGTCGGGCTCGCCGAAACGTCATGGCGGTTCCTCGCCGCACCTCCGacaccgccatcgccatcggaCGACTCTCGCCGACTACGTCCATTTCGTTCACGACGGGTAGATGCTACGCAGAGTCATTCAACGCAGACCCACGGCTACAGGTTGCCACACGCATTCCCTTCCATGAGGCTGCCCAGCCCTCGATGCGTGTACCCCCGACTCCAATGGCCAGGTGCGGGTAGAGATGCCGCGGATTGTGTCCTCGGAAATACCGCAAGGGCCAGGCAATCGTTTGGTTGCGTTATCCAATCAGTCGGGACGAATCTGGTTGCTCCGGGTTTTACCTCGACACGGTTTTCTTCTCGGTCGGGGACGTCTCCCCTGCCATTGCTTCCTCTGCCCCCTCATTGTCGCCcctcctctcgtcctccttcccgccctccttctcctcgccctccttcccctcgccctccttcccctcgccctccttctcctcgccctccttctcctcgccctTCCTCCCTTTCCTCTCCCGCTCCAGCGCATCCTTGatcctctcgccgccgaggtccttCATCTCGTCCCACGCGACGTCGTACTCGGTGGCCACGGTTCGTATCTCCCTTCGAAGCAGGTTGGCCTCGTGCGTCGCCTGCTCCCACCGTTGCGGGTCGAAGCCTCGCTCCTGGTAGAGGGCCTTCTGCCGCTTCGTCACCGTCAGCTTCATGGCCGCCTTGTAGCTGAGGTCCCGGCTGATGAAGAGGAACCAGAGGTATCCGCCCATGATGGAGGCCAAGCCGGCGAGGTACGTcacgggctcgacgaggtcccAGCCCATGTCGGTGTGAAAGGTGACGTAGTAGACGACGCCCCACCAGGACGACAGGAGCACgaagccgccctcggcgagacGGTGAGCGCCCTTGtgggcgagctcgtcgcaCTCCTTCTTGACGCCCGCCATGACCTCGACCTGCCGCGACATGGTCCGCAGACGGAGCCGCATGTAGTGCGTGCGATCCTCGAAGCTCGGCACCGCCACCCGCAACGCCCGGGGATGGCCCTCGATGGCCACGGCAAACTCgcgacggcgggcggcgtcgcggaTGAAGTCGCCCACCTCGGTGCTGCCGCTCCACCGTACCCATGTTGTGTCGCGTCTCGCCGGACCTTGACATCCGAGGCCCGAGTGGGCGGCGACATGGGCGCCCCCTCGACCGTCATCGATCGGACGCTCTGTGCCCTTCTTGCGCTCTCCCTCGGCGCGGAAGACAATTTCCGGGAGCTTCTCTCGGCCACGCAcccgcatcggcggcatctCGGCTTGAATGAGCCGCTCGAGGTACGACAACGGCTGGTTCGGATGAATCAGGAGGGCCaacggctcgacggccttgtcaCCCCACTCCTTTCGCCCCTCAGAGCTCGCCTCGATGTGCTCTGGCTCGGGGTGGAAGGGTATCGGGAGAATCAGCTTGAGCAATCGGGTCGGCGTCGTCAGGAGCCGTCCTGCGAGAAGGATGAGGTGAGTGAGTTTCCATTTCTACAGGCTGCACGACGGGAGCTGATGGGTAGGCATGTCACCAGATGACGTAGAGCACAGATGCGTACCGTGCGTCTCATCGCCACCCGTCGGGTCGTTGGCCGTCGCCTTGAGGAGTGCATTACTCCGCTCCCGCATGCAAGGCCGGTTCTTGACGCTTCTCCGGGCGCTCTCCGGCGTCGTCTGGCGCTCCTCCCCGTCCGGCGCCTTCCTTGTCATCCTGCTGGCGGCGTGCCGACCTCCCAACCTCGTGGTGGACGTACACGAGCCCGGACTGAGGGCCGCGGATGGCCTGCCTGACCAGCTTCGTGCCTGCTGGGCAAGACGCTGCGTTGCCCGTCGAGCTGCATGGCTCATGGTGCGACACGCTGTCTGTCCGTGATTATTGCCGGACGGGTCAAGTGGAATCTAAATCACCATGTGGATGCCGGTAGTTGCCAGTTGGGATAGCTGATGCGGGTGCCAGGCATTACTTCTGTCTCGCAGAATGACGTCATAACAACCCGATCACGGTCAACGATTGTGCTTTCTTCACAATTGCCAATGACGACGATCAAAAACGCAAAGGCGAAGCTGGTGGAATGGGCTTGAGAGTCGAAAGAATACCGAAAAAAAGCCCGCTCACTCTCTGCAAGCTGCTTCCAGTGTAAAATGGTAGAGCGAGCAAGGCAACATTTACGAGGTTCGAGGGCTCAATTTCACCATCTCACGGCTTAGTCATGCATGCTCATTCCTGAATGGAGCATTCTGCCAATGTCAGGCACCAGGCCACAACaccacgtcgtcggcatttCTGTTCCTCCTAATCCAAGCTATTTCAAGCTCGCTGGAAGAGGGCCGCAAGAGGCGACACAGATGCAACCCATAATTGTCGGAGAATGCATAAGGTGTTGAACAATTGTTCACAAAATCAGGTGGTACTTGCGTGCTTGCCCGTACGCCTTGTTTGCTAATCGTACAAACGATGCGTCCTGGCCACTCACTCGGCCGTTCAATGGCGAcgccgtgccggccgactgTCCCGCAGGGGGCCCTTCCCCGGCGGCCCAATATTCCGGGTATGCTTGATCAATCTTCCGCTGGTCCTCGGCGTTGAACTGGGACCGTTTGTGCCGCGGTCGGCACGCGCCGACGGGAAAGAAGCGATATTGGCACCAGTCTTCGGCAAAGACCTCGATGGGGATCCTCAAGCGCACGACTCGTTTTTGGAAGAAATGCCGGTCCAATTCGTCAAATTCCTGTcctttcgccgccgccctggcAAGCGTTCCCATCCTGTGAAGCATTTTCCGGAACTCGACCTTTTGCACCTCGGTCCAGCTCTCGTCGTATTTGTTGCCGACGATCCAGTCCCACACGTTCTCGGCCTTTTCCCGGTATGTCCAGTCGTAGACGCCCGTTACCTGTTCCTCGAAGGATATGCGATCATCTTGCACGACGTTTTGGGCGAAATCGCGACACTCCCAgttctgctgctgcgcaCATGTGTGGTGTTTCTCCATGGCATCTCGAACAAACCGATGCCTTTCAAGCAAGGAAAAAGACTGACCGTTGGAAATGTCGCCAAGTGCGGGTACGTTGTTGCCGTAAtacgctcgcctcggccggaCGCCTCGTGGCTCGAAGTCTTCGTCGGCCCAAATGGTGAGGACTTGGTCATCGACTTGCTGTGATGCCAAGCTGAAACCATCGGGCGATCGTGAGCGGCCGGGCCGTCTTCGCGCGGGTGCAGCCGTGTCGGATGGCATTGATGTTTGTGACATAATTTTCAGCCGGGGGAGTCGACAAGGGAGACAAACAACGCCAGGTCGGACTCCCGAGCATGACGTTAAATAGAACGACGGGATTCTACGGCGAAACGTTTGCGAAAAGTTATGCCTGCATCGCGCAACGTACATGTCGTCGACCAAGCAGGCTAGCGAAATACACCAACGCAGGAAACTCTTTTGCAAGCTTCAGCATGGCAGATCAGGCCCTGCCATCAACACGCAAGGCCGTCCTTTGCATCCACCGAGAAAGTCACATCTCTTCTTCGGGGGTGCCTTCGGCAGGCTCCTGTGCCTTTGTTGGCTGCAACCTCTGGTACCATCCGACCCGTCTACCTGCCTACATGCTACCCGCCTGGCTACCTAACTGCCGGCCTGCCTATTGCTTATCCGCTTGCCAGCCTGCCTAAGCACCGCTCGCCTGCCTACCTAGGTTCATATGCTGCCCGCCTGTCTATTACATATCCATGTGTCTACCGCCGCTTGTTGATATTTCTGGGTGGCACGCGCGACAAGCCACAGCTGTATCCCTCCTTCAACCTGTCCGTACAATGACCTGATGAAAACGAGTGAATCGAGAGGTAAGCGACTGATTTCAGATGTTGACGAGTTTCCAGCAGAACTTGTTGCAATTTGCAAGAAAGACAGttggaagtatatcgcacggactagggGATTAATCAGGCTGTTGGTAACAGCAGAatgggtgccagttagtaactgggtaagaaGTGCGGATATTGCAATGTATGCAATACAATTGTAATAGCAAGTGTGCAATTACAATGTATGGGGTACGATTATAAAAACGCAGTGCGATTAACCATCTAAGTAAAGTACGGGAAGGACAGGACTATTTATGTTCAGGAGGTAGTACCACAATTGGTAACGACAGTATAGATGAGGATGTAGTTGTCGGCTTGTTCCGAACAGTCCATTGATCTTTGCCTTTGGTAATTCCGAATAGTCTGTTGGTCTGTTCGATTGGCCGGTCCGAATGATCTGTCTATTCATTTAGTCGGCAACTCCGAATAGCCAGTTGGTCTATGCAACTGGCTGGTGGAACGGTCAATCGGTAGTTGATGGTGCATTCAATTGACCGTTGGTCGATTGTCTAGTAGGGCTGCTGCACGGTGACAGCTGGTAGCAGTGCGGGATAGGTCCTACTTGATAGTACGGTTGATGCTTGGTCAATAGTGTGTTGGTGGTTGACGTTGAGTCATTGGTCGACATAGAATCATAGGTCGATATATAATCGacttaatacggagtacttcttGTACAAATTGTACAATAGTAAGTGTTCcggctggcagtagtactgcagcCAGTAGCCGCAGGTAGTAGGGAGGCATAGCTCTAACCCTGAGCAGCATATATTAGGATAGTATCTTTATTGGGCAGTGTTTCTATCAGTGTATATACCCGTATTCTTGACGTTTACTTATGGATACAGTACAATCCCGAAGCATACCGAGTCAGCTGACACGCCCACAAGCAGAGCAAGCCATAATAAGTAGTTACTACGTACAGACAGAATAATTTACGAAAACTGCAGGAAGAAATGGGAAAAGGACTTAAATTCGTTGTATATTGAATGAccacctaagtactgtactatgATAAGAAAAGATTGAAGGGATTAATATTTCGAAAAGGAAATATGGTGTAATTACCTACTACGATGAAATATTAAAACAATGCGACCAATCGACAAACTGGATAACAAAAAGCTTGGACTATTTCGAGTTAAACGAGTCATTTCAAAGGCTACCTATGAACTTTCA encodes:
- a CDS encoding siderophore biosynthesis protein, translating into MSHAARRATQRLAQQARSWSGRPSAALSPGSCTSTTRLGGRHAASRMTRKAPDGEERQTTPESARRSVKNRPCMRERSNALLKATANDPTGGDETHGRLLTTPTRLLKLILPIPFHPEPEHIEASSEGRKEWGDKAVEPLALLIHPNQPLSYLERLIQAEMPPMRVRGREKLPEIVFRAEGERKKGTERPIDDGRGGAHVAAHSGLGCQGPARRDTTWVRWSGSTEVGDFIRDAARRREFAVAIEGHPRALRVAVPSFEDRTHYMRLRLRTMSRQVEVMAGVKKECDELAHKGAHRLAEGGFVLLSSWWGVVYYVTFHTDMGWDLVEPVTYLAGLASIMGGYLWFLFISRDLSYKAAMKLTVTKRQKALYQERGFDPQRWEQATHEANLLRREIRTVATEYDVAWDEMKDLGGERIKDALERERKGRKGEEKEGEEKEGEGKEGEGKEGEEKEGGKEDERRGDNEGAEEAMAGETSPTEKKTVSR